The Medicago truncatula cultivar Jemalong A17 chromosome 4, MtrunA17r5.0-ANR, whole genome shotgun sequence genome includes a region encoding these proteins:
- the LOC120580114 gene encoding chloroplast envelope quinone oxidoreductase homolog, protein MSVKLMQAVQYNSYGGGASGLKHVEVPIPTPKTNEVLIKLEAIRINPADWKIQTGVLRAIFFPRKFPHTPCTDVAGEVVEIGEQVKDFKVGDKVIAKLNNLYGGGLAEFAVARESLTAARPSEVSAAEAAGLPIAGLTARDALTEIGGVKLDGTGEPKNVLVTAASGGVGVYAVQLAKLGNNHVTATCGARNIHLVKSLGADEVLDYKTLDGTSLKSPSGRKYDVVINCTTGIPWSTFDPNLSEKGVVVDLTPGLSSMLTFALKKLTFSKKRLVPFVATIKREGLEHLAQLLKDGKLKTVIDSKFPLSKAEDAWAKSIDGHATGKIIVEP, encoded by the exons ATGTCTGTGAAACTTATGCAAGCTGTTCAGTACAATTCCTATGGCGGAGGTGCATCTGGATTGAAG CATGTTGAAGTTCCTATTCCAACTCCAAAGACTAATGAAGTTTTAATCAAATTGGAAGCAATTCGCATCAACCCAGCTGATTGGAAGATTCAGACTGGTGTTCTTCGTGCTATATTTTTTCCTCGAAAGTTTCCCCACACACCTT GCACTGATGTAGCAGGAGAGGTTGTAGAGATTGGAGAACAAGTCAAGGATTTTAAAGTTGGAGATAAAGTTATTGCTAAACTCAACAATCTA TATGGAGGTGGACTAGCTGAGTTTGCGGTGGCTAGAGAGAGCTTAACAGCTGCAAGACCATCTGAAGTATCAGCTGCTGAAGCTGcaggtttacctatagccggtCTCACAGCTCGTGATGCACTAACCGAAATTGGAGGAGTCAAGCTTGATGGGACTGGCGAACCCAAGAACGTATTGGTAACTGCTGCTTCAGGTGGCGTAGGTGTGTATGCTGTTCAACTTGCCAAACTAGGGAACAACCATGTCACTGCTACCTGTGGTGCTCGCAACATCCACTTGGTTAAGAGCTTAGGCGCTGACGAGGTTCTTGACTACAAGACTCTAGACGGAACATCACTGAAGAGTCCATCTGGTAGAAAATATGATGTGGTGATAAACTGCACGACTGGAATACCATGGTCAACTTTTGATCCTAATTTGAGTGAAAAAGGGGTTGTAGTAGATTTAACACCTGGCCTGAGTTCAATGTTGACATTTGCACTGAAGAAACTTACTTTTTCCAAGAAGCGGTTGGTGCCGTTTGTTGCAACTATCAAGCGCGAGGGCTTGGAACATCTCGCTCAATTATTGAAGGACGGAAAACTCAAGACAGTTATTGACTCTAAGTTTCCTTTGAGCAAAGCTGAAGATGCTTGGGCTAAAAGCATTGATGGCCATGctactggaaaaatcattgttGAACCGTAG
- the LOC112420770 gene encoding uncharacterized protein, whose protein sequence is MTKAYDRIDWEFLIAVLNSMGFPRKWQSLVLNCVFKVFSGRLIKAQEEKVLHGIQIARGAPKISHLFFADGSLIFCRDSNQDAQTALIRVSRGEALSKLDWKLFNKAGLCQNVRIWEDIWLPHQYGHKLWSPKPSGSNIHLVAELIHEECGRWNAHLVNEFFLPFKAQQILQIPVFPSQQQDCFIWAVNKNDEFTEFLKERRERLNSNYSHSSLQNGVWNKLWRVKTIPRHTHLIWCILHNWLPVRSALFNRGVQCSPLCCLCDQQQESINHLFMECGWSKAVWFASPLSLIFDINGGEQILFSIWLEHVVAYENNCTIQLIFAICYGLWTLLNKRCFDGITFPSLEMASQREGAAVSSFNEASIFCKIKAIFLFQCRILLFGGYLPVPAIIT, encoded by the exons ATGACAAAAGCATATGACCGAATAGACTGGGAATTCCTTATTGCAGTGTTGAACTCAATGGGTTTCCCTAGAAAATGGCAATCTCTtgtgttgaattgtgttttca AGGTGTTTTCAGGTCGTTTGATTAAAGCACAAGAAGAAAAAGTCTTGCATGGTATTCAAATTGCTCGTGGAGCCCCAAAAATCAGCCATCTGTTCTTTGCAGACGGTAGTCTCATATTCTGCAGGGACTCCAACCAAGATGCTCAGACG GCTTTAATCCGGGTTTCACGTGGAGAAGCATTGTCCAAGCTAGACTGGAAGTTATTTAATAAAGCCGGTTTGTGCCAAAATGTGAGAATTTGGGAGGATATTTGGTTGCCTCACCAATATGGTCACAAATTATGGTCTCCAAAACCTTCAGGTTCTAATATTCATTTGGTGGCTGAGCTAATTCACGAGGAATGTGGTCGATGGAATGCACATTTGGtgaatgaattttttcttcCGTTTAAAGCACAACAGATACTGCAAATTCCAGTTTTTCCATCGCAACAACAAGACTGTTTCATTTGGGCAGTGAATAAAAACGATGAGTTTACGGAATTTCTTAAAGAAAGGAGAGAAAGGTTGAACTCAAATTATTCTCATTCCTCTCTTCAAAACGGTGTGTGGAACAAGCTGTGGAGAGTCAAAACGATACCTCGACACACTCATTTAATTTGGTGCATTTTGCATAACTGGCTGCCAGTGAGGTCTGCGTTGTTTAATAGAGGAGTTCAATGTTCTCCCCTCTGCTGTTTATGCGACCAGCAGCAAGAAAGTATTAACCATTTATTTATGGAATGTGGCTGGTCTAAAGCAGTTTGGTTTGCATCGCCACTCAGTTTGATCTTTGATATAAATGGAGGCGAGCAGATATTATTTAGTATTTGGCTTGAACATGTTGTGGCTTATGAGAATAATTGTACCATCCAATTGATATTTGCAATCTGTTACGGGTTGTGGACTTTGCTGAATAAAAGGTGTTTTGATGGCATTACATTTCCAAGTCTTGAAATGGCAAGTCAGAGAGAAGGTGCTGCAGTTTCGAGCTTCAATGAGGCTTCAATTTTCTGCAAAATCAAAGCTATCTTCCTATTCCAATGCCGCATTCTGCTGTTCGGTGGTTACCTCCCTGTCCCAGCCATTATAACTTGA